In Oryza sativa Japonica Group chromosome 2, ASM3414082v1, the following are encoded in one genomic region:
- the LOC4328833 gene encoding peroxidase P7 encodes MAVGGRGRRPLLLLLLLLAVALALAARARAQLSPGFYSASCPTVHGVVRQVMSQAVMNDTRAGAAVLRLFYHDCFVGGCDASVLLDDTPAAPGEKGVGPNAVGSTTVFDLVDTIKAQVEAVCPATVSCADVLAIAARDSVNLLGGPSWAVPLGRRDALSPSRSAVSTDLPGPEADISALVSAFAAKGLSSRDLAALSGAHTVGRASCVNFRTRVYCDANVSPAFASHQRQSCPASGGDAALAPLDSLTPDAFDNGYYRNLVAGAGLLHSDQELFNNGPVDSVVQLYSSNAAAFSSDFAASMIRLGNIGPLTGSTGEVRLNCRKVNS; translated from the exons ATGGCTGTCGGCGGGAGAGGGAGACGGccgctgctcctgctcctgctcctcctcgccgtggcgctggcgctggcggcgcgcgcgcgggcgcagCTGTCGCCGGGGTTCTACTCGGCGAGCTGCCCCACCGTGCACGGCGTCGTGCGGCAGGTCATGTCGCAGGCCGTCATGAACGAcacgcgcgccggcgccgccgtcctccgcctcttctaccacgactgcttcgtcggC GGCTGCGACGCGTCGGTGCTCCTCGACGACACCCCCGCGGCGCCCGGCGAGAAGGGCGTCGGCCCCAACGCCGTCGGCTCGACGACCGTCTTCGACCTCGTCGACACCATCAAGGCCCAGGTCGAGGCCGTCTGCCCCGCcaccgtctcctgcgccgacgtcctcgccatcgccgcgcgcgaCAGCGTCAACCTG CTCGGCGGGCCGAGCTGGGCGGTGCCGCTCGGCCGCCGCGACGCGCTGTCGCCGAGTCGGAGCGCGGTGTCGACCGACCTCCCGGGCCCCGAGGCCGACATCTCCGCGCTCGTCTCCGCCTTCGCCGCCAAGGGCCTGAGCTCGCGCGACCTCGCCGCGCTGTCCGGCGCGCACACCGTCGGCCGCGCCAGCTGCGTCAACTTCCGCACCCGCGTCTACTGCGACGCCAACGTGAGCCCGGCGTTCGCGTCGCACCAGCGGCAGTCCTGCCCGGcgtccggcggcgacgccgcgcTGGCGCCGCTGGACTCCCTGACCCCCGACGCGTTCGACAACGGCTACTACcgcaacctcgtcgccggcgccgggctGCTGCACTCCGACCAGGAGCTGTTCAACAACGGGCCGGTGGACTCGGTGGTGCAGCTGTACAGCtccaacgccgccgccttctcgtcGGACTTCGCCGCGTCCATGATCAGGCTCGGGAACATCGGCCCGTTGACCGGGTCAACCGGCGAGGTCAGGCTCAACTGCAGGAAAGTGAATTCCTGA